The nucleotide sequence CCTTCACAACCTCTATTTTCTCCTTCCCTTTAATCTAAACTGATTAATTTATTTACTTACCTACTAATATTATAGGAGTTTTCAACTTGTTTATAAAAAGTCTTTTTAAATAGAAATCTTCCAATCTTTATATGAAAAGAGAGTTAACAACAACTGATTTTCATGCAATGCTCAACACCGATTTAGGAAGGGACCTAAAATTAGAGCAAGAAACTGTCGAGATAACAGGGAATGAGGTCAGAGTCTACGACTCAAAACACAATGAGATACTTACTCTGAATGGGGTAATTAGACTTGATGTGGAGAGCGGAATAACTATAAGTAAGCTTGTAGGAACCACGGCAGATGGTAAGGTCGTTGAATTAGCTTACTTTACAAAGAGAAAAGAGGAGGTGTTTAAGAAGTTAGCAGAGGCATTCAACTCCGGAGAGCAAATAGAGATTAAAGACGAGGTAGATGACAAGAGCCACAAGCCTGGGGTAAATACACTCAGGTGGTTATTCTCCATATCATCTAGATATAGGAAAACCATGATATTAGGTGCAACACTATCATTGATCTCAACCGGATTAAACCTCGTACCCCCTTACCTGCTCAAGATACTGATTGACAACGTATTGATATCGAACAATCACTCTGCACAACTATTCCAATTGATAGTGCTCCTCCTTATCACCTCATACACTAGCCTAGCCTTGGTATCCTCATTGCAAACAAGGATATTAAACAATTTAGGTTCAAGAATTATAAACGATCTAAGGGAAATGCTGTATAATCATGTCATTAAGCATGACTACTCGTTCATAGAGAGAATTTCCCCCAGCAGAATATTATCCAGGCTCACCACAGACGCTGGGAACACAAACTGGTTACTAGTCTGGGGATTACCTACACTAGTAACTAACTTCTTCACTCTCCTAGGGATAGGAGTGATCCTCTTTACACTTAACCCATTACTGGCAACATTTATACTTATACCCATACCGCTAATATTGTTCATGGTAGTAAGATATAGGAAGAAGTCACATAGGTTATACCATAGAAACTGGAGGAGAAGTGCTGATATAACATCAAGGATAAATGACACAATCCCCAACTTCTTGGTTGTTAGATCATTCTCGAAAGAGGAATATGAGAGTAAAAGGCTCAGAAACATGTTAGATAAACTTTATGAGTCCAGTGTAACAATAAACAGGTTAAATTCTCTCTATTGGCCTGTGATAGGTTTAGTGGTTAACCTTTCCACAGTCATAATATGGTGGGTAGGTGGTCATGAAGTCATATCAGGAGTAATTGAACTAGGTGTTATAACAGCCTTCATTGCTTACCTATCACAGTTTTACAGCCCCATAAATAACCTCAGTAACGTCTTGCCCTTTATTCAGCAATCCCTCACATCGGCAGAGAGGATAAGAGAAGTGCTAGAGGTAAAACCACAAATTACGAATTCTGAAACCCCCAAAAGACCAGTTATGCCCTCAGAGATAGTGTTCGAGAACGTATTCTTCGGTTATGATCCACACTTCCCCGTTGTAAAGAACCTAAACATAAACATCAGACCAGGAGAAAAGGTTGCAATTGTGGGTAAGAGTGGGTCAGGTAAGAGCACCATTGCAAAATTGTTATTGCGGTTCTATGATGTCAATAAGGGGAAAATAACAATAGGAGGTGTTGACTTAAAGGAGATCGATATAGATTACTTAAGGAGGAAAGTTGCATATGTTCCTCAGGACGTTGTCCTGTTCGACACTACTGTTGGTTATAATGTTGCCTATGGTTCAGATAACGTGAATGAAGTAGATATAGTAAGGGCTTGTAAAACAGCTAAAATACATGATGAGATAGTGAGATTGC is from Sulfolobus acidocaldarius DSM 639 and encodes:
- a CDS encoding DUF1854 domain-containing protein, with amino-acid sequence MKRELTTTDFHAMLNTDLGRDLKLEQETVEITGNEVRVYDSKHNEILTLNGVIRLDVESGITISKLVGTTADGKVVELAYFTKRKEEVFKKLAEAFNSGEQIEIKDEVDDKSHKPGVNTLRWLFSISSRYRKTMILGATLSLISTGLNLVPPYLLKILIDNVLISNNHSAQLFQLIVLLLITSYTSLALVSSLQTRILNNLGSRIINDLREMLYNHVIKHDYSFIERISPSRILSRLTTDAGNTNWLLVWGLPTLVTNFFTLLGIGVILFTLNPLLATFILIPIPLILFMVVRYRKKSHRLYHRNWRRSADITSRINDTIPNFLVVRSFSKEEYESKRLRNMLDKLYESSVTINRLNSLYWPVIGLVVNLSTVIIWWVGGHEVISGVIELGVITAFIAYLSQFYSPINNLSNVLPFIQQSLTSAERIREVLEVKPQITNSETPKRPVMPSEIVFENVFFGYDPHFPVVKNLNINIRPGEKVAIVGKSGSGKSTIAKLLLRFYDVNKGKITIGGVDLKEIDIDYLRRKVAYVPQDVVLFDTTVGYNVAYGSDNVNEVDIVRACKTAKIHDEIVRLPFAYDTILGERGTYLSGGQRQRLSIARAIIKNPDVLIFDEATSNLDVVSEREVYEAMMEVSRNKTVILITHNIHEVMNADKVIVLDNGEVMERGKPKELLRNETYFHKIFKDQINEENVFSKDGNGKEIHDIRILNPRSTKITPAERRSRVTVEAENEIYRDLIPKALFPITNPKFIGFYTDDGKELFLLEDYSKLDSESLKVLESALLYNNLVFKVVKINNINIKGDQLEWDLVTDKGVSKTFTLGRRNVVVFEKKVVLIDRNDNLYEINMESIDKRSLRLLLETI